The following DNA comes from Thermococcus piezophilus.
TCCTTCCGATTTTGTCACCGAGGTAACCGGCCGGAACCTGGATGAGGGCATAGGGAAGAAGTAGGGAGGTCATCAGAAGGCCAACCTCGGCGTTGTTTATCCCTAATTCTCCTTTTATCATCAGTATGAGGGGCGAAATTGCCATTCTGTGCGCGTAGTTGAATATCCAGCCAAGGGATAGGAGGAGCAAGAGCCTTCGGCGCATGGTTTCGATAAAGAACTGAGCGCTTAAAAGATTGTCGGCAGAATTGCCCACTCAATGGACGGAAATGCCGACTAACGTTTATAAAGTCCTGTTCCCGAGCGATTTTAGGGAGAAGAGATGGTAAGCAAACTGTTGGCACTTGAGGCTTATCCGAACCTGCGAGACCTAGACTTCCGCATACTCAGAGGGGTAGAGCTGAACATGCGCCATCACAAGTGGGTGCCGCTCGAGGACGTGGCAAGGTTCGCTAGGGTGGATGCAGAAACTGCGTCCTTCCGCCTCGGAAAGCTCGACAACTGGGGGCTGGTGAGGAGAAGGAGCGACATAGGTTACATCGGCTACCAGCTCACGATCCACGGCTACGATGTCCTAGCCATCAGAACTTTTTCGAAGAGGGGAGTTATCGAGGCCATCAGCACAACGCAGATAGGCGTTGGAAAAGAGGCCGACGTTTACGTAGCCCTAACCCCGAGCGGCGAGAAGGTTGCCGTAAAGTTCAACAGAATTGGAAGAACGAGCTTCACGAGAGTAAAGCTCTACCGTAGGGACTTCATAGACAAGCACCACATAAGCTGGCTCTACGTTTCGCGCCTCGTTGCCCAAAGGGAGTATGAAGCTTTGCAGCTCCTCTCGCCAATCGCAAGGGTTCCACGTCCCATAAGCTGGAACAGACATGTCATAGTGATGGAGTTCATCGAGGGAACCGAGCTGGCCGAGCTGAGAGACACTGATCTGACCACCGAGGAAGCCTCACGTATACTCGACCGGGTTCTAGGGGAATACCTCAAGATAGTCCGCTTCGGCATGGTGCATTCAGACATGAGCGAGTTCAACATAGTTTTAACCAACGATGACGACATCCTAATCATAGACTGGCCGCAGTACCTGCCGACAGCCTATCCAGAGAGCCTTGAATACCTAAAAAGAGACATAACCGTACTGCTCAACGCCTTCAGAAGGAGATGGCGGGTTGAGAGGGATTTTGGCGAGATATGGAGAGAATTTTATGAAGCATGGCTCATGAGCAGAGGTGGTAAAAATGGCAATTAAATTCGAACCGCTGAACCGGCGGGAGAAGATAGTTAAACTCTTCCGAGAGGCCATAGAAGCCGAGAACGCTAGGGATTTGAAGACCGCCAAAAGAAAGCTGGATGAGATAATGGAGCTGGCTCGCAAGACCGAGCCGGAGTTCTACTTCGAGGCCTGCTTCAGGATGGCCGACGTATTCATCCAGGAGAACAACTACCGTGGAGCCGTTAAGTGCGCGATAAGGGGAATATACAACGCCCCAAATAGGGACCTTTACCTCTCCGGTATCAAAAGGCTTGGGGATATCCTCTTCATCATGAAGAGGCAGAACCGCCTGGGGGAACTCCCCGAGAATATGGACATTACCCTCAGCCTCGTGAAAGACGATGAAGAGCTCCACTCCTTCGTGAGTGCCCTCGTGAGGCTCGCGAGGGGCGAAGAAGTGAAGGAAGACTTCAAGCTGAAGGAGTTCAGAGAGATAATTGAGGCCCTCAAAGAATAATGTCCAGGGATCTCTTCACGTACTCCATTTCCGGAATGAACGGGAAGTTGTAGGGCTCTTTTTTCGGCCTCTCGTTGTAGTAGGGCCTGTTGCAACCGGGGCAACCGTGAGTAGTGAAAACTTCCACCGGAAGGATCTCAGCCAGTTCACCCTTTGAGATTCCAAAACCTATGAGGCCACCATCTCGATCAAATTCAAGGTCATGAAACTCGACTATTCCTTCCTTCAGAAGGTAGTGGACCACTTGAATGCGTCTGTAACGCTTGAAGTTCGGCGGTTCAACCTTTTCAAGGCGCGTCCCCCTGATGGGTGTGAATGCAAAAAGGGAAACCTCCGCGTCCATCGAATAAGCCCTTGCTATCGTCTCAAGGGCTTCCCTATCCGTCTCACCAAGGCCTACAATGATGTGCACAAAAGCCTTGCCCTCGCCGAAGATACTTATGACATCCTTGGTAAAGCGCCACATATCGTCCCAGGAATAGGTGGAGTCCTTTATCTCAGGATAAAGCCTCTCGCTCGCGACGTCGAGGCCGACGCCGATGTAATCGACTCCGAGCTCCCTAAACCTCTCAAGGGTTTCTTTATCAACGGGCGTTATCGAGAGGGAAATCGGAAGGCCGAGGGGCTGGAGACCTTCGAGGATTGTAAAAACGTCATCGACCAAACCGGGATAGTCAATGGTCTGGAGGCATATTCGAGCGAAGTTTCCATCGCGAAGTTTTTCCACAATGGTTTCCAGCTCAAAGGCTGGCCAGGTCACGCGGGAGAGCCTGTTCAAATCTGCATTACTTTCCCTCGCCTGGGGGCAGAAGGCGCAGTTGTTTCTGCAACGGCCCTCGTGATACGTCATCAGATAAGCAGTATGAGGCCTTGCAAGCATTTTAGCCTTGATTAAACCCATAGCTACAGCCGTGCCGTACGAGACCCTTATCAGCATGCTCATCCCCCACTGGCCTCTTCACCAGTCCTTAAAAACCTTGGTAGCTGGGCTATGAGGAGGGACAGCAACATTATGGGCGGCAACAGCGGGAAGATCGCGGCGTACCCTTTGAGCTGGGCGATGTAGCCGAGGACTATCGGGCCGGTAAGGTAGCCGAGGTCAAAGAACATCGTGTAGATACCAGAGCCAAAGGTCCTTATCCTCCTCGGCAGGCTCGCGAGAGCCATCATCTGGAGTGAGGGGACCGCCAGGCCAAACCCCGCGCCGAGAAGGGCAGCGCTGACGTAAGAAACGGGGGGGCTAGTGTAGAAAGTGAGGATGACGTACGCAACAAGAACACCGCCGAGACCAACGGCCGTCACGGGAAGAGGACCGCGTCTGTCGGCCTCTTTGCCCCCGATGACTCTCGTCAGAAGGCTAGCGCCACCCATTATACTGGCGTAAATGCCAAAGACGCGAGTTCCAAAGCCGAGGGACTTGTAGAGAGCGGGAAGGAATGTGTTCAGCCCGCCGTAGGCAAGAGACATGAAAAACAGGGCAAGCGAAGCCGCCACGAAGAAAGGCCTTAGGAGAGCCCTGTAGCTCGGCTTATCATACCTCTCGTGGAACCTTAGACTTACCTCTCCCTTGATCCGAGAGTGGGCGATGAGAACAAACCCAATAGCGAGGAGAGAGAGGATTACGGTCAATACGAAAGCCACCTGGAATCCAAGTAAATCAGCGACAAAGCCACCCAATGCCGGCCCCATGAGGTTGCCAAAGGAGAACATCATTCCACGCCAACCAAGGGTCTCGCCAACCCTGCCCTCTGGAGCCATGTCTATGGCGGTGGATAGGGAAGAGGGGAAAAAGAGGGCCATTGCAAAGCCGTGAAGAGCCCTACCGAGGGCGAAGATCGTTAGGCTGCCCAAGAAAATGGAAGTGACGTAAAAACCGCCAGCGAGCGCCCCAAAGAACGATCCGAGCGCCATAACCTGGAAGCGCAGTCCCCTATCACCCAAAACTCCCCCAAAGGGCTTGAAGACGAGCGCCACTATCGATGAAATTGCCGCTAGGGTTCCGACGATGAAAGGATCCGCACCGAGGTTGATGGCGAGGGGCGAGATTAGAGGGTTCACTACCGCCATGCCGAGGAAGAAGAAAAACGTCGAAGCGTGGAGGAACCAGATGTCCTGCTTTCCCATTCAGACCCCCGCTTGAGGTTCGTTCATGCCATCCTTTATGAAAGCGTAGCTCATGTGTTTGGTGTTCTTGGTGAAGCCAATATTTCCGCGGGAATCAACCATTATGATGCCCATAGTATCAGCGCCGAAATATTTCGTGGCGAGGCTTATAGCGGCATCGCTGGCGGCCTGAGCGTTCATGCCGAGGCGGACGAAGTCGGTGGCGCTTTTGGCCAGGGCGAGCTTTATTGCCACCTCCCCGAGGCCGGTGCACGAAGCCCCAGCGACCTCGTTGGCGTAGGTTCCACCGCCGATTATAGGAGTATCCCCAACGCGGCCAAACATCTTGAGGAAGATCCCACCCGTTGAAGTCCCCGCAACTACCTCATCTCCGTCGAAAGCGACGGCACCAACGGTGCTCCTCAGCACCTCAGGGTATCCCTTGATGAGCTCGCCCAGCTTCTTCCAGTGCTTAACTTCCCCAGTCTCGAGGAGCTTCTTCTTCAGCTCCTCCCACTGCTTCAGCCTCTCGTCGGTTCTTGGATCGTACTCCTCGAAGCCCATAAGGCGGGCAAATTTGACTGCCCCCTCTCCACTGAGGATGACGTGGTCAGTCTTCTCCATGACCTTCCTCGCGACGCTTATCGGGTTCCTGACTCCCCAAATCCCAGCGACGGCACCGGCTTCGAGAGTCTTCCCACGCATTATTGCAGCGTCCATCTCGACCTTTCCATCGAGGGTCAGAACGGAGCCGGTTCCGGCGTTGAAAATCGGGTTGTCTTCGAGGGCCTTAACCGCTTCCTCAACGGCATCGAGGGCAGAGCCGCGCTTGAGCTCGCGCCAGCCAGCAAGAACAGCATCTCTAACACCCTCGATGACCCTTGGGATACGATCTTCCTTCTTAATCGTACCGGCACCGCCGTGAACTATTATTGCGACCATGAAAACCACCGTAGGTAATGGGCCTCGAACGGTTAAAAGGGTTATGGAAACGAAAAGATTGAAACCTCAGCTCAGGGCCATGTTGATTATCGTTTCCCCTATGTTCTCAAGATATTCGAGGATCCTGCGGTAGCTCTCGAGGGCTATGGACTGATGGTGGTCGATGGAACTTATTTCCTCCTTCAGCTCAAGCATCAGCTTGTCTATCTTGCCTAGGTCCCTCTCCTCGATCTGTGCCATCATCTGGCTGAACTTCTCTTTCAGGTAAGGAACGTTGATTTCACTGGGGTTCTCCGCTATGCGCATTATGTGGTCGCCTATGCGCTCGATGTTGCGAACTATGAAGAGTATGCCAAGCAAATCGAAGGTGCGCTTGATTATGCCGCTCTCCTCAGTGACGCCGCGCTTCGTGAGGATTCTGTTCACTGCGCGTATTATGAGGAAGTAAAAGCGATCTAGCTCGTTCTCCAAATCGTTTATGTCCCTCAGGATCTCTTCCTCGCTGGGGGAAGATATTAGAAGCTCGAGGTCTCCAAGCATTGAGATTATCAACGAGCGAATCCTGCTAAGCAGTTCCGCAAGGTTAACCTCTTCCTCATCGAGCAGGCTCTTGGCGACCATCTTCTGGGGCTCGTCAAGGATTATCTCAACCCCTGGAAGGCTCTGGAGCACTTTCCTTATCTTGACCTTGTAGATG
Coding sequences within:
- a CDS encoding serine/threonine-protein kinase RIO2; this translates as MVSKLLALEAYPNLRDLDFRILRGVELNMRHHKWVPLEDVARFARVDAETASFRLGKLDNWGLVRRRSDIGYIGYQLTIHGYDVLAIRTFSKRGVIEAISTTQIGVGKEADVYVALTPSGEKVAVKFNRIGRTSFTRVKLYRRDFIDKHHISWLYVSRLVAQREYEALQLLSPIARVPRPISWNRHVIVMEFIEGTELAELRDTDLTTEEASRILDRVLGEYLKIVRFGMVHSDMSEFNIVLTNDDDILIIDWPQYLPTAYPESLEYLKRDITVLLNAFRRRWRVERDFGEIWREFYEAWLMSRGGKNGN
- a CDS encoding radical SAM protein, with product MLIRVSYGTAVAMGLIKAKMLARPHTAYLMTYHEGRCRNNCAFCPQARESNADLNRLSRVTWPAFELETIVEKLRDGNFARICLQTIDYPGLVDDVFTILEGLQPLGLPISLSITPVDKETLERFRELGVDYIGVGLDVASERLYPEIKDSTYSWDDMWRFTKDVISIFGEGKAFVHIIVGLGETDREALETIARAYSMDAEVSLFAFTPIRGTRLEKVEPPNFKRYRRIQVVHYLLKEGIVEFHDLEFDRDGGLIGFGISKGELAEILPVEVFTTHGCPGCNRPYYNERPKKEPYNFPFIPEMEYVKRSLDIIL
- a CDS encoding MFS transporter, coding for MGKQDIWFLHASTFFFFLGMAVVNPLISPLAINLGADPFIVGTLAAISSIVALVFKPFGGVLGDRGLRFQVMALGSFFGALAGGFYVTSIFLGSLTIFALGRALHGFAMALFFPSSLSTAIDMAPEGRVGETLGWRGMMFSFGNLMGPALGGFVADLLGFQVAFVLTVILSLLAIGFVLIAHSRIKGEVSLRFHERYDKPSYRALLRPFFVAASLALFFMSLAYGGLNTFLPALYKSLGFGTRVFGIYASIMGGASLLTRVIGGKEADRRGPLPVTAVGLGGVLVAYVILTFYTSPPVSYVSAALLGAGFGLAVPSLQMMALASLPRRIRTFGSGIYTMFFDLGYLTGPIVLGYIAQLKGYAAIFPLLPPIMLLSLLIAQLPRFLRTGEEASGG
- a CDS encoding isoaspartyl peptidase/L-asparaginase family protein; this translates as MVAIIVHGGAGTIKKEDRIPRVIEGVRDAVLAGWRELKRGSALDAVEEAVKALEDNPIFNAGTGSVLTLDGKVEMDAAIMRGKTLEAGAVAGIWGVRNPISVARKVMEKTDHVILSGEGAVKFARLMGFEEYDPRTDERLKQWEELKKKLLETGEVKHWKKLGELIKGYPEVLRSTVGAVAFDGDEVVAGTSTGGIFLKMFGRVGDTPIIGGGTYANEVAGASCTGLGEVAIKLALAKSATDFVRLGMNAQAASDAAISLATKYFGADTMGIIMVDSRGNIGFTKNTKHMSYAFIKDGMNEPQAGV
- a CDS encoding phosphate signaling complex PhoU family protein, with the translated sequence MEFRKIQFTGRSSYIISLPKKWVKEHSLKQGDVVPLALNPDGSITIFPKEPKEVSEKKILYISKEYSPDMAVRLVISAYIQGYDILEIHFAEEMPIYKVKIRKVLQSLPGVEIILDEPQKMVAKSLLDEEEVNLAELLSRIRSLIISMLGDLELLISSPSEEEILRDINDLENELDRFYFLIIRAVNRILTKRGVTEESGIIKRTFDLLGILFIVRNIERIGDHIMRIAENPSEINVPYLKEKFSQMMAQIEERDLGKIDKLMLELKEEISSIDHHQSIALESYRRILEYLENIGETIINMALS